A window from Mya arenaria isolate MELC-2E11 chromosome 9, ASM2691426v1 encodes these proteins:
- the LOC128203420 gene encoding fumarate hydratase class I, aerobic-like yields MLSSRARQLLCVAQRSGNLVKKQFAAAASTDVNPFHFQDIFELEKKPDLPWKKLTGDYVSTFEVKGKRCLQVEPEALTMIAEQAMIDIAHLLRPAHLQQLSNILKDPESSSNDKFVALELLKNASIAANMVLPGCQDTGTAICMGKKGQYVWTEGNDAEAISRGIYNTYTQKNLRYSQVAPLNMYKEVNTKTNLPAQIEIYSTPGGQYDFLFIAKGGGSANKTFLFQQTKALLNPEKLLKFVNEKVKTLGTAACPPYHLAFVVGGTSAEFNLKTVKLASTKYLDTLPTSGNEHGRAFRDLELEQEIHKLTQKMGIGAQFGGKYFCHDVRVVRLPRHGASCPVGLGVSCSADRQIVGKITEEGVFLEQLETNPDKFLPEIKDDELGGEVVKVDLNQPMPEVLNLLSSYPIRTRLSLNGTLIVARDIAHAKLQERLDKGEGLPEYMKNHPVYYAGPAKTPDGYASGSFGPTTAGRMDSYVDSFQAAGGSMIMLAKGNRSKQVTNACKKHGGFYLGSIGGPAAILAKNCIKKVEVMEYPELGMEAIWKCEVEDFPAFIVVDNKGNDFFKEWQVE; encoded by the exons ATGCTGTCATCCAGGGCCCGTCAGCTGCTTTGTGTTGCTCAAAGGTCTGGAAATCTCGTTAAAAAGCAGTTTGCTGCTGCTGCATCAACTGATGTGAACCCATTTCATTTTCAAGACATTTTCGAACTGGAAAAGAAACCAGACTTACCATGGAAGAAACTTACAG GTGATTATGTGTCCACATTCGAGGTAAAAGGCAAGCGATGCCTGCAGGTTGAACCAGAGGCACTAACCATGATAGCTGAACAGGCCATGATCGACATTGCACATCTCCTCAGGCCTGCTCACCTTCAG CAACTTTCAAACATACTGAAGGACCCTGAATCATCCAGCAATGATAAGTTTGTAGCCCTGGAGCTGCTGAAGAATGCCAGTATTGCTGCCAACATGGTGCTACCAGGCTGCCAGGACACAGGGACAGCTATTTGCATGG GGAAGAAAGGACAGTATGTATGGACGGAGGGAAATGATGCAGAGGCCATTTCAAGAGGCATCTataacacatacacacagaaGAACCTAAGATATTCACAG GTTGCTCCACTGAACATGTACAAAGAGGTGAACACCAAAACCAATCTGCCCGCCCAGATTGAGATCTACTCTACCCCCGGGGGTCAGTATGACTTCCTCTTTATCGCCAAGGGTGGTGGCTCGGCGAACAAGACATTTCTCTTCCAGCAGACCAAAGCACTGTTGAACCCTGAGAAATTGTTGAAGTTTGTCAATGAGAAAGTAAAG ACACTGGGCACAGCAGCCTGCCCTCCATACCATCTCGCTTTTGTTGTGGGTGGTACATCAGCGGAATTTAACCTGAAGACAGTCAAACTGGCCTCAACTAAATATCTCGATACACTGCCAACATCGG GTAACGAACATGGCCGAGCCTTCCGTGACCTGGAGCTTGAACAGGAGATCCATAAATTGACTCAGAAAATGGGAATCGGTGCCCAGTTTGGGGGCAAGTACTTCTGTCATGATGTGAGGGTGGTTCGCCTTCCCCGGCATGGGGCATCATGCCCGGTGGGACTGGGTGTATCATGTTCAGCTGACCGGCAG ATAGTGGGAAAGATCACAGAGGAGGGAGTATTCCTTGAACAGCTGGAGACCAACCCTGACAAGTTCCTGCCGGAAATCAAGGATGATGAACTCGGAGGCGAGGTGGTCAAG GTAGATCTGAACCAGCCAATGCCTGAGGTTCTTAACCTGCTCAGCAGCTATCCAATCAGAACGAGGCTCAGCCTGAATGGTACGTTGATAGTGGCCCGAGATATCGCACACGCCAAGCTACAGGAGAGGCTGGATAAGGGGGAGGGACTTCCAGAATACATGAAGAACCATCCGGTATACTATGCTGGGCCTGCCAAGACACCTGAT GGTTATGCTAGCGGTTCATTTGGCCCAACCACTGCGGGCCGTATGGACAGTTATGTGGACTCGTTCCAAGCAGCAGGGGGCAGTATGATCATGCTGGCAAAAGGAAACAGAAGTAAACAG GTGACAAATGCTTGCAAGAAGCATGGAGGATTCTACCTGGGATCTATTGGCGGCCCAGCAGCCATCTTGGCCAAGAACTGTATCAAGAAAGTGGAAGTCATGGAGTACCCGGAACTCG GTATGGAGGCAATCTGGAAGTGTGAAGTAGAGGACTTTCCTGCATTCATTGTAGTGGACAACAAAGGCAATGACTTCTTTAAGGAGTGGCAGGTCGAGTGA
- the LOC128202982 gene encoding probable G-protein coupled receptor No18, with amino-acid sequence MSDSGNTTSQTTVALTTTKDIPTANRVIEGIVLSVLIIVSVTGNLSLWIVVLRSRALRTLTSMFILGLSTADLLVATVNMPLTVYTLVMGEWKLGYNACVLAGFINMMTLVTSVLSLCNISLNRYVMVCHPSKFKDIYTVRNAVLMIIGVFTLSTILSTPPLIGWSEYVYTPSHSFCFADWVNHMSYAFFMIGCCFGIPFSVMTVCNICIVRTVRNSRLRVKTNSQNVNSTEINDSYFRSSRQTSIRSDVSSVHEERQPAGFDSSSCKLSEIQHLKSKHLTYESIEKDISIIEINDEIHQRKIGKQTHETEIFDNFINDTNQYMTQESSEPMNDGEWMDVMENSFDKTIETDDKPFKTIPDKISTESMFEAKPPGCNSNDAVDKSNTSKTKSRNDQNTGSSVKDRSLLHPFWKSTVEQFLPHPRPRSISPEPSSDTSIKKRTSSSLSVNPPRPVSMSQTPPLRRREELRLALSLTVVVVVFVICWLPYCISMILSIFASGNIPREFHMFTLLIGYANGGCNPIIYGVMNKRFKIGFKRLFCFWRKSYDSSVSSA; translated from the exons ATGAGTGATTCAGGAAATACCACCTCCCAGACGACAGTGGCGTTGACGACGACAAAAGACATCCCCACGGCAAATAGAGTAATAGAAGGAATTGTTCTAAGTGTATTGATCATTGTGAGTGTGACTGGGAACCTGTCCCTCTGGATTGTGGTCCTTCGATCCCGGGCGCTAAGGACATTGACCAGCATGTTTATTCTTGGTTTGTCCACTGCAG atTTACTGGTTGCGACAGTGAACATGCCCTTGACCGTGTACACCCTGGTGATGGGAGAATGGAAACTTGGATATAACGCATGCGTTTTGGCAGGGTTTATCAACATGATGACCTTAGTTACAAGCGTCTTGTCGTTATGCAACATTTCTCTAAATAGATATGTCATGGTCTGCCACCCATCGAAGTTCAAGGACATTTATACAGTTCGAAATGCTGTACTCATGATAATAG GTGTGTTCACCCTGTCTACAATTTTGTCAACACCGCCATTGATTGGCTGGTCAGAGTATGTGTACACGCCCTCTCACTCGTTCTGTTTCGCTGATTGGGTGAACCACATGTCATACGCCTTCTTTATGATTGGTTGCTGCTTCGGGATACCGTTCAGTGTAATGACCGTGTGTAATATATGCATAGTTCGTACAGTTCGAAATAGTCGTCTAAGAGTGAAGACCAATTCACAAAATGTTAACTCTACGGAGATAAATGATTCTTATTTCCGAAGTTCCCGACAAACTTCCATTAGAAGCGATGTCAGTTCTGTACACGAAGAAAGACAGCCAGCTGGCTTCGATAGCTCTTCATGCAAACTTTCTGAAATCCAACATTTGAAGTCAAAACATCTAACTTATGAAAGCATCGAAAAAGATATAtcaatcattgaaattaatgatGAAATACACCAAAGAAAAATTGGAAAACAAACCCATGAAACTGAAATATTCGATAACTTTATAAATGACACAAATCAATACATGACTCAGGAATCAAGCGAACCAATGAACGATGGTGAATGGATGGATGTAATGGaaaattcatttgataaaacgaTAGAAACAGACGACAAACCATTCAAAACCATACCAGACAAAATATCTACGGAGTCAATGTTTGAAGCAAAACCACCAGGATGCAACAGCAATGACGCAGTGGACAAAAGTAACACTTCTAAAACTAAAAGTCGAAACGATCAAAATACAGGTTCGTCAGTAAAAGACCGTTCCTTGTTGCATCCATTTTGGAAATCAACAGTGGAACAATTTCTTCCACATCCTCGTCCTCGGTCAATATCACCTGAACCTTCATCCGATACGTCCATCAAAAAAAGAACCTCCAGTTCCTTATCTGTCAATCCGCCAAGACCCGTTTCAATGAGCCAAACACCACCGTTACGTAGAAGAGAGGAACTGCGGCTAGCATTATCACTAACagttgttgtagttgtgtttGTCATATGTTGGTTGCCTTATTGTATATCCATGATATTGTCTATATTTGCAAGTGGTAATATTCCAAGAGAGTTTCACATGTTCACCTTGTTGATAGGTTATGCTAATGGGGGATGTAATCCCATTATTTACGGCGTAATGAACAAGCGTTTTAAGATCGGCTTTAAACGTCTGTTTTGTTTCTGGCGTAAATCATACGACTCTTCTGTAAGTAGTGCATAG